One window of the Dreissena polymorpha isolate Duluth1 chromosome 5, UMN_Dpol_1.0, whole genome shotgun sequence genome contains the following:
- the LOC127830961 gene encoding uncharacterized protein LOC127830961, whose translation MMAVMMGMNVMVVVMMVLMVFVMVVVIVLKALVMVLVGRMMVVVVMVVVMMMVLVMVTVVMVVMVKVIVVLIMMVMVMMVVKGAMMVVMVVEVVRGHSCGVMVVMLVLVVVLEMVQVMVEMVVMVEIICHVVADCWMALVVVVMVMAHVAYVRLRRGGGLYTLGTETRRNCFLRLTDANNLTNPSTSAPDKY comes from the coding sequence ATGATGGCGGTTATGATGGGGATGaatgtgatggtggtggtgatgatggtgttgatggtgtTTGTGATGGTTGTGGTAATAGTTCTGAAGGCGTTGGTGATGGTGTTGGTGGGGaggatgatggtggtggtggttatggtggtggtgatgatgatggtgttggtgatggttACGGTGGTGATGGTAGTAATGGTTAAAGTGATCGTGGTCTTGATAATGATGGTAATGGTTATGATGGTGGTGAAGGGGgcgatgatggtggtgatggtggtggaaGTGGTGAGGGGTCATAGTTGTGGTGTGATGGTGGTaatgttggtgttggtggtggtgcttGAGATGGTGCAGGTGATGGTGgaaatggtggtgatggtggagATTATTTGTCATGTTGTTGCTGATTGTTGGATGgctctggtggtggtggtgatggtgatggccCATGTGGCGTATGTGCGCTTGCGTAGGGGCGGTGGGCTCTACACACTGGGAACTGAGACAAGACGCAATTGCTTTTTACGACTGACGGACGCGAACAACTTGACTAACCCCTCcacttccgctccagacaaatacTAG